The proteins below are encoded in one region of Lactuca sativa cultivar Salinas chromosome 3, Lsat_Salinas_v11, whole genome shotgun sequence:
- the LOC111892558 gene encoding uncharacterized protein LOC111892558, with the protein MAPRPKRLSSPGASSSVPRTRRSRHSLFFVGLPDYVDSGDCTCVCEFCGAYFWYVERALKLSTPAHPKYYHCCRDGDVVLPYPSRFHPEFLDLYQNATFLKDIIAYNSMFSMTSFGANIDKSVNDNRGPYVFKISGQISHRIGSLSPDPTKGPRFLQLYLFDTENEVRNRLRAFGGPTGTALDPNIVQYLVTFLGANNEYVKTFKTAKTMAEENNLENYSVRLFNNVVDRRYEFPSPGSLGCIVTGDDTTSMTYDIVVFSHSGRPQRISKLHPSYMPLQYPLLFPYGEEGWSPRLKMRNQRGVSAKSLTVNMYYAYHIHARHQIWSPIVNATRLFQQYLVDAYTCIEEGRLDYITKHQSNLRSDYVSGLYDALSKGDREARVVGKRVFLPASFTGGPRFMYSHYQDALTICRVYGNPQYFITFTCNVKWPEITRYMETHSQRDVHSRADIIARMFHVKVHEFIDFLKKDKTFGDVDAYLYTIEFQKRGLPHCHTLLWVKAADRIKNASDVDMYITAEMPDPTTDPALYQTITSCMIHGPCGPLNPKAQCMKDGKCSKGYPKPFLHATLFDTEGYVRYKRNPNSHHMTLSGQVIDNGYVVPYNRRLSSRFQAHINVEYCGWNMMIKYLFKYISKGADRVRYAIQKAESPRASTSVTVDSHHNTRGGSAVTPVNEVQNFLDGRYICPHEAAWRILNFHIHHRYPPVQILSVHEENMQQLLFKEDSTIPQVLSNPFSSVTTLLGWFRNNRRDPSGHELTYLEYPKSYKWDKSSKSWEPRVDDSSKVLGRLVFVHPTSGELFYLRMLLCHQKGCTSFEDLRTVSGTIYPTYRAACNALKLIGDDTEWLSAFTEASIWATSAQLRSLFCQLLLFCEVSSPQLLWECACDKMKDDYLYSIKREMPDRGLNSVADIVHQQLLSDLDHTLRSSVPPKSMAAFGLPVPSNDIHGILQNRLLLEEMSYDKEALQREHDNMLPMLNSEQLSVYNSVISSIKNNEQILVFVYGHGGTGKTFLWRTIISHIRSKGKIVLAVAASGIASLLLPSGKTAHSRFKIPIDLTDKKSCDIKKRTSLADLLQRTSLIIWDEAPMSDRRCFEFLDRSLRDVLDCNEKLFGGISVLLGGDFRQTLPVLPRSTRSEIIASTLPCSYLWRSFTVHILHTNMRVNSSERPTGCSMSTSAFTGWLLRIGNGQMGMPDNDDPQDTSWLEIPDSLLIKPGNDSLNSLINFVYGDGVLNNPTAVDLSARAIVTPTNDVADNINTTVLGMVSSEERTYKSIDIIQPIGKHTSDFEGLYPTEYLNQLNFPGIPPHELTLKLHCPIMLLRNINQREGLCNGTRLIVSQLLTNIIEATIMTGTFIGKRVYIPRIKFIHKSTDMPFTFSRKQFPLKVCYVMTINKSQGQSLRRIGVYLAQPVFSHGQLYVALSRATSSDSIKILIENTNPIHLNRTKNVVFRDLLEKVNSPQVHSITTNPLSNIIIPFIERYLNICFYFFLFYFLFTE; encoded by the exons ATGGCCCCTCGACCGAAACGGCTATCTTCACCTGGTGCTTCATCCTCTGTTCCAAGAACTCGCAGGTCGCGTCATTCTCTCTTCTTTGTTGGCCTTCCTGACTATGTTGATTCGGGTGACTGTACGTGTGTTTGCGAATTTTGTGGCGCCTATTTCTGGTATGTTGAAAGGGCGCTCAAACTTTCTACGCCTGCTCATCCGAAGTATTATCATTGTTGTCGGGATGGTGATGTCGTTCTTCCTTATCCTTCGAGGTTTCATCCTGAATTTCTTGATTTGTATCAAAATGCTACATTTTTGAAAGACATTATCGCATATAATAGCATGTTCTCTATGACTTCATTTGGGGCGAATATAGATAAGTCTGTCAATGACAATCGGGGCCCTTATGTTTTCAAGATATCTGGTCAAATTTCTCATAGGATAGGATCGTTGTCCCCGGATCCTACAAAGGGCCCTAGATTTCTGCAGCTTTATCTTTTTGATACAGAGAATGAGGTTCGGAATAGATTGAGGGCTTTTGGAGGTCCGACGGGAACGGCTTTAGATCCTAATATTGTGCAGTATTTGGTTACATTCTTAGGGGCTAACAACGAgtatgtaaaaacgtttaaaacAGCAAAGACCATGGCTGAGGAAAATAATTTAGAAAATTATAGTGTACGGCTGTTTAACAACGTTGTTGATCGTAGGTATGAATTCCCTTCCCCTGGATCCTTGGGATGTATAGTAACTGGTGATGACACTACCAGTATGACATATGACATTGTTGTATTTTCGCATTCGGGTCGGCCTCAACGCATTAGTAAATTGCATCCCTCTTATATGCCTTTACAATATCCACTTTTGTTTCCTTATGGTGAGGAGGGGTGGTCACCCCGTTTGAAGATGCGTAATCAGAGGGGAGTAAGTGCAAAAAGTCTCACTGTCAATATGTATTACGCGTACCATATACATGCCCGACATCAGATTTGGTCTCCAATTGTAAATGCCACTAGGCTTTTCCAGCAATATTTAGTTGATGCATATACGTGTATAGAGGAAGGCCGATTGGATTATATAACCAAACATCAATCAAACTTACGTTCCGATTATGTGAGTGGGCTTTATGATGCGCTATCAAAGGGGGACCGGGAAGCACGTGTTGTTGGTAAGCGTGTTTTTTTGCCCGCATCATTCACTGGTGGTCCCCGGTTTATGTATAGCCATTATCAGGATGCGCTTACGATCTGTAGAGTTTATGGCAATCCACAATATTTTATCACTTTCACATGTAATGTGAAGTGGCCAGAGATTACCCGCTATATGGAGACACATTCACAGAGAGATGTACACAGTAGAGCGGATATCATAGCCAGAATGTTCCATGTGAAAGTCCATGAGTTTATCGATTTCCTTAAGAAGGACAAAACCTTTGGCGATGTTGATGCAT ATTTATATACTATCGAATTCCAAAAAAGGGGTCTACCGCACTGTCATACTTTGCTGTGGGTAAAGGCGGCTGACCGAATAAAAAACGCATCCGATGTCGATATGTACATAACAGCTGAGATGCCAGATCCAACAACAGATCCGGCACTATATCAGACAATCACAAGCTGCATGATTCATGGACCATGTGGACCACTAAATCCAAAAGCTCAGTGTATGAAGGACGGTAAATGTAGTAAAGGTTATCCTAAACCTTTTCTTCATGCTACATTGTTCGATACTGAGGGATACGTTCGGTATAAACGAAACCCAAATTCACACCATATGACCCTATCCGGACAGGTTATAGATAACGGATACGTTGTTCCGTACAACAGAAGGCTTTCCTCACGATTTCAGGCACACATCAACGTCGAGTACTGCGGATGGAATATGATGATTAAATAtctcttcaaatatatttctaaaggGGCAGACCGCGTCAGATATGCAATCCAAAAGGCAGAATCGCCCCGCGCGTCCACTTCCGTCACAGTGGATAGCCATCATAACACACGTGGAGGTTCAGCGGTTACTCCTGTGAACGAGGTGCAGAATTTTCTAGATGGTCGCTATATCTGTCCCCACGAAGCAGCCTGGCgtatcctaaactttcacatacATCATCGGTACCCGCCAGTTCAGATCCTGTCTGTACATGAGGAGAACATGCAGCAATTATTATTCAAGGAGGACAGCACAATACCTCAAGTGCTGTCAAACCCATTCAGCTCTGTCACCACACTTCTAGGCTGGTTTCGCAACAACAGGAGGGATCCAAGTGGACATGAACTTACATATCTAGAATATCCAAAGTCTTACAAATGGGACAAGTCATCTAAATCCTGGGAGCCTAGGGTTGATGACTCCTCAAAGGTGCTTGGCCGACTTGTCTTTGTTCATCCAACATCTGGCGAGTTATTTTACCTACGAATGCTACTCTGTCACCAAAAGGGTTGCACATCTTTTGAAGACCTGCGGACCGTTTCTGGCACCATTTATCCTACGTATAGGGCTGCATGCAATGCATTAAAATTGATTGGTGATGATACGGAATGGTTATCTGCATTCACAGAGGCATCAATATGGGCGACCTCTGCACAACTTCGTTCCCTTTTCTGTCAACTATTGCTTTTTTGCGAAGTTAGCAGTCCACAATTGCTTTGGGAATGCGCATGCGATAAGATGAAAGATGACTACCTATATTCCATAAAAAGAGAAATGCCAGATAGGGGACTTAATTCTGTTGCAGACATAGTACATCAGCAACTGCTCAGCGATCTCGATCACACCTTACGCTCTTCCGTACCACCTAAGTCAATGGCGGCATTTGGTCTTCCAGTCCCTTCAAATGATATACATGGTATTTTGCAGAATCGTCTTCTACTTGAAGAAATGAGTTACGACAAAGAAGCTCTACAAAGAGAACATGATAATATGCTGCCAATGCTAAATTCTGAACAGTTGTCAGTTTACAATTCTGTCATCTCTTCAATTAAAAACAATGAACAAATACTGGTCTTTGTATATGGACATGGGGGTACTGGAAAAACCTTCCTTTGGAGAACAATTATCTCCCATATTAGATCCAAAGGGAAAATTGTGCTGGCCGTTGCTGCTTCTGGAATCGCGTCCCTTTTATTACCTTCTGGGAAAACGGCGCATTCAAGGTTCAAAATTCCTATTGACCTAACAGATAAGAAATCATGTGACATAAAAAAGAGAACATCCCTTGCCGATCTTTTACAGCGTACATCACTCATCATTTGGGATGAGGCACCAATGAGTGACAGAAGATGCTTTGAGTTTCTTGACCGCTCTCTTAGAGATGTCTTAGATTGTAATGAAAAGTTGTTTGGAGGCATATCAGTTCTACTAGGTGGTGATTTCCGCCAAACCCTCCCAGTCCTACCAAGATCAACACGTTCGGAAATCATAGCCTCAACACTTCCATGTTCATACCTGTGGCGGTCTTTCACTGTTCACATCCTACACACGAACATGAGAGTTAATTCTTCTGAAAGACCCACCGGTTGTTCAATGTCCACGTCGGCTTTCACAGGTTGGTTGCTTCGTATTGGAAATGGACAGATGGGGATGCCTGACAATGACGACCCTCAGGACACAAGTTGGTTAGAAATCCCTGACTCTCTTCTAATAAAACCCGGAAATGACTCCCTAAATTCATTAATAAATTTTGTATATGGAGATGGTGTCCTTAATAATCCGACTGCGGTTGACCTTTCGGCAAGAGCTATAGTTACGCCGACAAATGATGTTGCAGACAACATAAATACAACGGTTTTGGGGATGGTGTCATCGGAGGAGAGAACCTATAAGAGTATAGACATTATCCAACCAATCGGCAAGCATACATCGGATTTTGAGGGCCTGTATCCAACCGAATACCTAAACCAACTCAATTTCCCTGGAATACCACCTCACGAACTTACACTAAAACTCCATTGTCCCATAATGTTGCTAAGAAACATAAACCAAAGAGAGGGTTTATGTAATGGTACACGACTTATAGTGTCGCAGTTGCTAACAAACATAATTGAAGCAACAATCATGACTGGCACCTTCATTGGCAAGCGCGTTTACATCCCCCGTATAAAGTTTATACATAAGTCAACAGATATGCCATTTACTTTCTCACGAAAACAATTTCCACTGAAAGTCTGCTACGTGATGACTATCAACAAAAGCCAAGGACAGTCACTACGTAGAATTGGTGTATATTTAGCACAACCTGTTTTCTCACACGGTCAACTCTATGTTGCCCTGTCACGAGCAACATCATCAGATTCCATAAAAATATTGATAGAAAATACAAACCCAATTCACCTGAATCGAACAAAAAATGTTGTTTTCAGAGATCTATTGGAGAAAGTTAATTCACCTCAGGTCCATAGTATCACTACCAATCCCCTTTCCAACATTATCATACCTTTCATAGAGCGCTatctaaatatatgtttttatttttttttattttattttttgtttactgAGTGA